Part of the Imperialibacter roseus genome, CCACTAGCAATGCGGTGGAGCTTATCAACATTGCCGAGGAGGTGAACAACGGTGTATCAATGATCACATTTTTTGGCCACTCGGCGAGCTTTTCCACAGACATCGATATTGGTAACGTGTCTAATCCAGGCTTTGGGTACAACAACAAAGGCAGGTATCCCGTGATTTTGGTTAACGGGTGCGATGCCGGTAATATTTTCGAGACCTCGTTCACCTTTGGTGAAGACTGGACACTGACGCCGAACCTTGGGGCTATTGGTTTTATGGCCCATACTTACAAAGGTTTTTCCAACGACCTGCGAAACTTTTCAGGGGTGTTTTATGAAACTGCCTTTGGTGATACCTTGTTTGTGAAGGAGACCCTGGGGAATATCAAAAATGAGGCATCAAGGAGATATCTTGAGCGATATGGCTCCTCTGAGCGGAACATTACTCAGGTGCAGGAGATGCTACTTCAGGGTGATCCTGCTATCAAGATATTTGGGGCAGGTAAGCCTGACTACGAGATCAGCGCCGATGCGCTGGAGGTGATCGACACTGAGGGAAACCCGCTGCAGGTAGCCAAAGACACATTTGCTCTCAAGTTTGTTGTGAAGAATTTTGGCATCGCCACTGAATCTGATTTGAAGATTTACGTGAGGCGAAGGCTGGAAGACGGCAGTGTGAGCCTGGATTCGCTTGTCTCTCCGTATGTGCTTCGGGAGGACACCATGTACTTCGGAATCTCGAACCCCGACCTTGCCGGTTTGGGTAACAATACCTTTGAGGTGATTCTCGACCCAGACGACGAAATAGATGAGCTGAATGAAGGGAACAATACAGCCAGCATTGACCTCTTTCTTGCCAAAGGAACGACTATTCCCATTTTTCCGATGAAGCGGGGCATTGCCGGATCGAATGTCGATTTTGTAATTCAGGCAAGTGACTTGTTTTCACCCTCACGAGGTTTCGAACTTGAAATTGACACGTCGCCGGATTTCAACGGCCCAATGAAGCACAGGATCAGTGGCGATATGCGGGTGATTACCGTTCAAAATGTGGATTTGGCGTCTACATTTTCAATCGCCGATTCTACCGTGATTTACTGGCGGAGTCGCTTTCTGAACCCCGAACCTGAAGAGGACACTTCCTGGGTTTTGAGCCAGTTTACCATGATCAACGACAGCCCCCGGGGATATGCGATGGTGTCGGCCAATCAGTTCGCCGACGCCGAAATCAAAGGGATGTCATTGTCGGAGTCAGGCTTTGATTGGTCTTTCCCGGAAAACAACCTGGATATCAGTATCAAAACTTTTGGCCCCAATAACTCTGGTGCTGTAGCACGTGAGTACAGCGTAAATGCGGGTGGGTCGGAGCTCTTCCTTGAGGTTACCAACTTTAATGTGTGTAGAGATAATACGCTTAACGTGGTCGTGTTTGATAAGCAATCGACCGTGCCGTACGCTCCTTTTTCTGATTGGCAAAAATTTGATAATCGACTCACCTGTGGAGTGTATCCGAAGCGCATTCATAACTTCACCGACGCAGAGATGTATGACCCGGCAGGTTCCAACGGAGGCACCAGGCGGCTTTCTCAACTGCTGAATGCCGTGTCTAACGGCGACTTCGTTGTCTTTTTCAATATAGGCACTGTGCAGTACGACAGATGGGATGCCGAAGTAAAAGAACAACTAAAAGCTTTCGGTATACAAACAGCCACATTGAATAGCCTTGTGAATGGGCAACCGGTAATTTTCTATGGAAGGAAAGGCCAGGCAGAAGGAACTGCTGTGGAGTTGCTTTCAGATGGAAGTGGTAGCCCGGCCGATGAGCAACAGCTTGTGCTCAATGACGTAGTGGAAGGCAAGTTCTTTAGTGGTAGTGTGCTGTCGGGCAGGATAGGCCCGGCCAAGTCGTGGGGATCGCTTTATCAGGAAGTAAAGCTTGGCGCCGGACAAACTGCCGGGAATTTCAGGCTGGACATTTATGGGCTCCGGAACGATGGTGTTAAAGATTTGCTGTTTGCCGATGAAAATGTATCAACGATAGACCTGACATCTGTAGATGCCAATTTCTACCCTTATCTGCAAATAGACTACCATACGAGCGACGAAGCCAATCTGGTGCCTGCGCAACTAAAAAAATGGATAGTCACGTTCAATCAGTTGCCGGAAGGCATTTTATTGACCAGCGACCTGACTGCCAGGAACAAGCTAACCAGAACCGCCAATGAGGGGGAAGAACTCGTGGTGCCTTTTTCATACTTTAATCCTTCTCCGGTTGATTATGCCGATTCGCTAACGGTAAGATACCAATTGGTGTCAAGTGAAACGAGCACTATCCAGGAGTTCGAAATGAAATTGCCTGCCTTGCTTGCGGGAGACTCGGTGCAGTTCAATGTGCCGTTAACAACCCTGGGAGTAGATGGACGGGAAAGCCTGCGTACAATCATTGAGTCGACAGAAAGGGAGCTCATTTCGACCAACAATCAGCTGACTTTCAAAGATTATTTGGACGTAAATGCGGACAATGTCAATCCGCTGCTCGACGTCACCTTCGATGGTACTTACATCCTCAATGGCGACATCGTTTCCCCTAACCCGCTGGTGAAAATGAGACTCTACGATGACTATGAGTACCTGCAAAAGCAAGACACGATTGGCATAGAGGTGTACGTCAAATCTCCCTGCGAGGAGTGCGACTATGTAAGGGTGCCTTTTTCCGGAGGCAAAATGACATGGTCAGCCAACACCGAAAAGAAGGAGTTCAATATTGAGTTCAGACCCGGGCCGTTGGAAGACGGCATTTATGCGATGCGTGTGATAGCGACCGATGTGAGCGGAAACCAGGCCGGAACAGCTCCCTACGAAATCAGCTTTGAGGTCATCAACGAGTCGACGGTAACAAACTTCTATCCCTATCCCAATCCATTCAGCACAAGCACCAAATTTGTGTTTACCCTCACAGGGTCAGAAATACCCGATCAGCTGAAAATACAAATCATGTCGGTGTCGGGCAGGGTTGTCAGGGAGATCACCCAGGACGAAATTGGTCCGATTCGCATTGGTAATAACATTACGCAGTTTGCCTGGAACGGAACCGACGAGTACGGCGACCAGCTAGCCAATGGCGTTTACCTCTACAGGGTGCTGCTTCGCATGAATGGCCAACCACTGGAGCACAGGGCGACGTCCGCCGACAAGGCCTTTAAGCATGGCTTTGGGAAGCTGTATATTCTGAGGTAATAGAAAAAAAATGGAACGCTTCAGTAAGCCACTGTACCCGTTGGCTCTTTCTGCTGTCTAAGACCCTTAGGGGTTCGCAGCACAAGTCTTCGAATTGTCTCCAGTCCATGCAAAGCGATCGCCGCCACGATAACTATCAGTATCGGCTCGTCATTAAAAACAATGGCAAAAACACTTGAGAAAATGAGCGTGCACGTGATCCACAATGCGGCACCCCATACTTTATTTTCAGCAAGACCGCCGTTGGCGATTGTGCTCAGGAAAATAATACTGAATAGGATCAGCTTGGGAGTGCCCGTCCACGATGGTTCCTTGTAGATATAAAAAAGCAACAGACAGAACAGCAGTAGCCCGCCAAAGCCAACGA contains:
- the porU2 gene encoding putative type IX secretion system sortase PorU2, with translation MRNRLWTYRSALLAGLLFVAAMAKSQPWGNEWIRPGQSYYKIKVAREGMFRLTQQQLLESGVPLASIDARRLQLFHRGVEQAIYLPGQEDGRLDASDYIEFYGQPADGKTDTELYVSEEAQPHTLYNLFSDSATYFLTWPLTATSGKRMLAPVAENNVGNLPAEPYYLREVLKLQVNNYSQGKTYQGGDIILSQYDHGEGWTGSDIAKGANQMITLAGLTNRVTSGPDPTLEVLLVGRNNLDHNVEVYVGPSSSSLRLLHTAEFSEHDPYTVSETILWSDISSTGELFVRVNVVGIGSAADRAAVSYVKVNYAASTDMAGQSQKTLTLRENTGNKSFIRVTNPAGASSLFDVTQPDNVNKIGVITGTSDFAAVVNGTAVQRKLIATTTPYTPVSIKQATMPAIDPTAFDYIIVTHPELRKATTTGTADPVAAYKAFRESAQGGNHQVLIVEMEQLFDGFNYGEISPWAIRRLAGYLLANGEPEYFFLIGKGTGVHRNYYRQDPATTTLVHFIPTNGVPGSDIAMLAGLAGSTYESPIAIGRLNARNPDDVQAYLNKVMEMENQPFDQLWKKNFIHLSGGATQGELATFRSYVNGFKFIAEGKYLGANVVTSSKSTSNAVELINIAEEVNNGVSMITFFGHSASFSTDIDIGNVSNPGFGYNNKGRYPVILVNGCDAGNIFETSFTFGEDWTLTPNLGAIGFMAHTYKGFSNDLRNFSGVFYETAFGDTLFVKETLGNIKNEASRRYLERYGSSERNITQVQEMLLQGDPAIKIFGAGKPDYEISADALEVIDTEGNPLQVAKDTFALKFVVKNFGIATESDLKIYVRRRLEDGSVSLDSLVSPYVLREDTMYFGISNPDLAGLGNNTFEVILDPDDEIDELNEGNNTASIDLFLAKGTTIPIFPMKRGIAGSNVDFVIQASDLFSPSRGFELEIDTSPDFNGPMKHRISGDMRVITVQNVDLASTFSIADSTVIYWRSRFLNPEPEEDTSWVLSQFTMINDSPRGYAMVSANQFADAEIKGMSLSESGFDWSFPENNLDISIKTFGPNNSGAVAREYSVNAGGSELFLEVTNFNVCRDNTLNVVVFDKQSTVPYAPFSDWQKFDNRLTCGVYPKRIHNFTDAEMYDPAGSNGGTRRLSQLLNAVSNGDFVVFFNIGTVQYDRWDAEVKEQLKAFGIQTATLNSLVNGQPVIFYGRKGQAEGTAVELLSDGSGSPADEQQLVLNDVVEGKFFSGSVLSGRIGPAKSWGSLYQEVKLGAGQTAGNFRLDIYGLRNDGVKDLLFADENVSTIDLTSVDANFYPYLQIDYHTSDEANLVPAQLKKWIVTFNQLPEGILLTSDLTARNKLTRTANEGEELVVPFSYFNPSPVDYADSLTVRYQLVSSETSTIQEFEMKLPALLAGDSVQFNVPLTTLGVDGRESLRTIIESTERELISTNNQLTFKDYLDVNADNVNPLLDVTFDGTYILNGDIVSPNPLVKMRLYDDYEYLQKQDTIGIEVYVKSPCEECDYVRVPFSGGKMTWSANTEKKEFNIEFRPGPLEDGIYAMRVIATDVSGNQAGTAPYEISFEVINESTVTNFYPYPNPFSTSTKFVFTLTGSEIPDQLKIQIMSVSGRVVREITQDEIGPIRIGNNITQFAWNGTDEYGDQLANGVYLYRVLLRMNGQPLEHRATSADKAFKHGFGKLYILR